In Phormidium yuhuli AB48, one genomic interval encodes:
- a CDS encoding cryptochrome/photolyase family protein: protein MTPGIWILGNQLSFAHPALQQFTLSPRPPVLFIESLDFARDRPYHRQKLVLVWSAMRHFAAELTQAGWDVTYCTEDTFTQPLKAWIQRYRLEQVWLMEPEDFPFKQILESLELPCPLTFLDNPLFLWSQTEFVDWASSRKSLLLESFYRESRKRFQVLMNGKEPEGGTWNYDKQNRQPPKGELQPPKPLSFAPDNVTQAVVQQVKQISQEGDYGDIEGFTWAVTRSQALAVLDDFLQEHLPQFGPYQDAMITGEETLWHSLLSPYLNLGLLQPLEVIRAAETAYRERNLPIASVEGFIRQILGWREYMRGLYLYFGPDYSQSNWFDHHTPLPEFFWDADKTDLNCLHQVLKQVERSGYAHHIQRLMILANFATIAGLSPQAVEAWFHAAFIDGYDWVMQPNVLGMGLFADGGRLATKPYAASANYIHKMSDYCQSCSYDRRSRSNDNACPFNIFYWDFLFRHRDRLKGLGRMNLMLSHLQRISPTEQAQIQQLAQDWRATQGG from the coding sequence ATGACCCCTGGTATTTGGATTCTTGGTAATCAACTCTCGTTCGCCCATCCTGCGTTACAGCAGTTCACTCTATCCCCTCGTCCCCCAGTTCTCTTCATTGAGTCCCTAGATTTTGCCCGCGATCGCCCCTATCATCGCCAAAAACTGGTGCTGGTTTGGTCGGCCATGCGTCACTTCGCCGCTGAACTCACTCAGGCAGGCTGGGATGTCACCTATTGCACGGAGGATACCTTTACTCAACCCTTGAAGGCTTGGATTCAACGCTATCGCCTCGAACAGGTCTGGCTCATGGAGCCGGAAGACTTCCCGTTTAAACAGATTCTGGAAAGCCTGGAACTTCCCTGTCCCCTAACTTTCCTGGATAATCCCCTCTTTCTTTGGAGTCAAACGGAGTTTGTTGATTGGGCCAGTTCCCGCAAATCCCTACTGTTAGAATCTTTCTATCGGGAAAGTCGTAAACGCTTTCAGGTGTTGATGAATGGCAAGGAACCCGAAGGGGGAACCTGGAACTATGATAAACAAAACCGTCAACCCCCTAAAGGAGAGTTACAGCCTCCCAAACCCCTAAGTTTTGCCCCCGATAACGTGACCCAGGCGGTGGTACAACAGGTTAAACAGATCTCTCAAGAGGGGGATTATGGGGATATCGAGGGCTTTACTTGGGCCGTAACGCGATCGCAAGCCTTGGCCGTCCTAGATGATTTCCTCCAAGAACACCTGCCCCAATTTGGCCCCTATCAAGATGCCATGATAACGGGGGAGGAAACCCTATGGCATTCTCTACTCTCCCCCTATCTCAATCTGGGCCTCCTTCAGCCGTTAGAAGTCATCCGCGCCGCTGAAACTGCCTACCGCGAGAGAAATCTGCCCATCGCGAGTGTGGAAGGGTTTATCCGACAAATCCTCGGCTGGCGGGAATATATGCGGGGACTCTATCTCTATTTTGGTCCCGACTATAGCCAGAGCAACTGGTTCGACCATCACACCCCCCTTCCCGAGTTTTTCTGGGATGCCGACAAAACGGATCTCAATTGTCTACATCAGGTTCTGAAACAAGTTGAACGTAGCGGCTATGCCCACCATATCCAACGCTTAATGATTTTGGCCAACTTTGCCACCATTGCCGGCCTGTCCCCGCAAGCGGTAGAAGCCTGGTTTCACGCGGCCTTTATTGATGGCTATGATTGGGTGATGCAACCTAATGTTTTGGGGATGGGCTTGTTTGCTGATGGGGGACGCTTAGCCACTAAACCCTATGCCGCCTCCGCTAACTATATCCATAAAATGAGTGATTACTGTCAAAGCTGTTCCTACGATCGCCGCTCCCGCAGCAACGACAATGCCTGTCCCTTTAATATCTTCTATTGGGACTTCCTCTTCCGACACCGCGATCGCCTCAAAGGCCTCGGACGTATGAACTTAATGTTAAGCCATCTCCAGCGCATCTCCCCTACAGAACAAGCTCAAATTCAGCAATTAGCCCAAGACTGGCGGGCGACTCAAGGGGGATAG
- a CDS encoding molybdenum cofactor biosynthesis protein MoaE codes for MKTNFAIQFAPLTLRDAYEPADDSGNGAMVIMTGMVRDNTDGQEVNYLEYQAYEPMALHVFRQIGSQIQQRWPEIRSLVIHHRIGKLTVGEISVLVVVGCPHRSEAFEACQYAIDTLKHTAPIWKKEHWQDGTSSWVSIGACEAANCDPNLRLMMNT; via the coding sequence ATGAAAACCAATTTTGCCATCCAATTTGCCCCTCTGACTCTAAGGGATGCCTATGAACCGGCCGATGATTCAGGCAATGGTGCCATGGTTATCATGACTGGCATGGTACGAGACAACACCGACGGACAAGAGGTGAACTATTTGGAATATCAAGCCTACGAACCCATGGCCTTACACGTATTTCGTCAAATTGGGTCTCAGATTCAACAACGCTGGCCCGAAATCCGCTCCCTTGTGATTCATCATCGCATTGGTAAGCTAACCGTGGGAGAGATTAGTGTCCTAGTTGTTGTCGGCTGTCCCCATCGCAGTGAGGCGTTTGAAGCCTGTCAGTATGCCATCGATACCCTCAAACATACTGCCCCCATTTGGAAGAAAGAACATTGGCAGGATGGAACCAGTTCCTGGGTGAGTATTGGGGCCTGTGAAGCGGCTAACTGTGACCCCAATCTACGGTTAATGATGAACACTTAA
- a CDS encoding DUF262 domain-containing protein: MSSSQLLDTRTTHFGDLIRNGKIYRVPTFQRDYSWTIENWEDLWQDIESIYHDSQSSHYMGAIVLQNSPDSNQEFTIIDGQQRLATLSILAIAILDKLQDLINQGQAVEENRERQDILRRTYLSDKDPRSLRYSSKLLLNANDNDFYQSNLINLRKPRNQRRLTTSNKLLWQAFEHFSKCLNGLTSVVRNGEELTMFLTDVVAQRLVFIQINVQDALNAYTVFETLNARGIELSTTDLLKNYLFSLFQGPDDLREAQRQWKRLIDTVTMRKFPEFLRDYLSLSQTGVRKDRLFKTIRRAVTNAEQAFHLLDDLEQYSDLFAALGDSHDELWRETPNGQPYIRELQLFRVKQAYPTLFAAYVKLAPSDFVRVLKLIGVLSFRYLVVSQLNPNALQRIYNEVAIAIMNHEITTPREVFKACRSLYVPDDKFKQDFAILTISTKRQKKLAQYILAKLEEQECGHPIERDSFSIEHILPESASESWRRAFTETQLDDMTDRLGNLTLLEPSLNRELGNQPYDVKRQTYPQSRYRLTQSILAQDWTADSLADRQAHLARQAVEIWQADFR; encoded by the coding sequence ATGTCGTCGTCTCAACTCCTCGATACTCGGACAACCCATTTCGGAGACTTAATCCGCAATGGTAAAATTTATCGGGTCCCCACCTTTCAGCGAGACTACTCTTGGACTATCGAAAATTGGGAAGACCTCTGGCAAGATATTGAGTCGATTTATCACGATTCCCAGAGTAGTCACTATATGGGAGCGATTGTCTTACAGAACTCCCCGGACTCGAATCAGGAATTTACGATTATTGATGGCCAACAGCGGCTGGCGACTTTGAGCATTTTGGCGATCGCCATTCTCGATAAACTCCAAGACTTAATCAACCAAGGACAGGCGGTTGAGGAAAATCGGGAACGTCAAGATATTTTGCGGCGAACCTATTTAAGTGATAAAGACCCCCGTTCCTTACGCTATTCAAGCAAATTACTGTTGAATGCCAACGATAATGATTTTTATCAAAGTAACTTAATCAACTTACGCAAGCCCAGGAATCAGCGACGGCTCACGACATCTAATAAACTGCTTTGGCAAGCCTTTGAGCATTTCTCTAAATGTTTAAATGGGCTGACTTCGGTAGTTAGAAATGGAGAAGAGTTGACGATGTTCCTAACGGATGTCGTTGCTCAACGTTTAGTGTTTATTCAAATCAATGTTCAAGATGCGCTCAATGCGTACACTGTCTTTGAAACCTTGAATGCGCGAGGAATCGAACTCAGCACCACCGATTTATTGAAAAACTATTTATTTTCTCTATTTCAGGGACCCGATGATTTGCGAGAAGCTCAACGGCAATGGAAACGGCTCATTGATACGGTGACGATGCGAAAATTTCCAGAGTTTTTGCGTGACTACCTGAGTTTATCCCAAACCGGAGTGCGGAAAGATAGACTCTTTAAAACAATTCGTCGTGCCGTTACCAATGCAGAACAAGCATTTCATTTGCTGGATGATTTAGAGCAGTATAGCGACCTATTTGCTGCCCTCGGCGACTCTCATGATGAACTGTGGCGAGAGACTCCTAACGGCCAGCCTTATATCCGAGAACTCCAGCTTTTCCGAGTAAAACAGGCGTACCCAACTCTATTTGCCGCCTATGTCAAGTTGGCTCCCTCAGATTTTGTGCGGGTGTTGAAACTTATTGGAGTGTTATCCTTTCGCTATCTTGTGGTGAGTCAACTGAACCCGAATGCGTTGCAGAGAATTTATAATGAGGTGGCGATCGCCATCATGAACCATGAAATCACCACCCCCCGAGAAGTCTTCAAGGCTTGTCGTTCACTGTACGTCCCCGACGACAAGTTTAAGCAAGACTTCGCCATTTTAACAATATCGACCAAGAGACAGAAAAAACTGGCCCAATACATCCTAGCCAAACTCGAAGAACAGGAGTGCGGTCATCCCATTGAGCGTGATAGTTTCTCAATCGAGCATATCCTCCCCGAATCAGCCAGCGAGAGTTGGCGGCGAGCGTTTACAGAAACTCAACTCGACGACATGACCGATCGCTTAGGAAACCTGACCCTCTTAGAACCGAGTTTAAACCGTGAGCTGGGCAATCAACCCTATGACGTGAAGCGGCAAACCTACCCCCAAAGCCGCTACCGCTTAACCCAGAGCATTTTAGCCCAAGACTGGACAGCGGATAGCCTGGCTGATCGCCAAGCCCATTTAGCGCGGCAGGCCGTTGAGATTTGGCAGGCGGATTTTAGGTAG
- a CDS encoding FAD-dependent oxidoreductase, whose translation MAVDYDWLVLGESDAAVHSVSLAAQWGARVAWVLPPGGTDRQRLCSELALVQLQQQPSGTDLAEIWRVAQEQAENLAILRSPATLAQQGVDVIFGQGAFDCQPQLQIRLKEQHLTPRVRELRSRRYLLAPSPTPQSCGIHGIETVPHYNLNNLEPLFTQPLPGQLLIVGSDPQGMVLAQHLARLGCSVQLLLSQSQLLPQEDPQLGQLLQAHLEAAGVEVHTATPVSQVRDIDGQIWLQAGHQALETQALILAPPWGGDLSGIGLDKLPIKWYKNTLKTSPSLETSQPHLYACGSILGGYCDRPLERYEAQVVTHNGLRFRRRSLEYSTVPRAIATVPPIAAVGLTSPQAQDQFGDGFISLSVPLYQLESSQRRGLLSGFAKLLVSPSGQLLGAHSLGDGAPQWIQAIALLMRQKAPIEALAKIPPPDEDLFAAFLQLWHHHWQTTHPRQTHFQQAWFNYRRS comes from the coding sequence ATGGCAGTTGACTATGATTGGTTGGTACTTGGAGAGAGTGATGCTGCCGTTCATTCTGTCTCCCTCGCGGCACAATGGGGGGCGCGGGTGGCTTGGGTCTTACCTCCAGGGGGAACAGATCGGCAACGCCTGTGCAGTGAGTTGGCTTTAGTTCAACTTCAGCAACAGCCCTCGGGGACTGACTTAGCTGAGATTTGGCGCGTCGCTCAGGAACAGGCAGAAAATCTCGCCATTCTCCGATCTCCTGCCACCCTGGCCCAGCAAGGCGTCGATGTCATCTTCGGTCAAGGCGCGTTTGACTGCCAGCCCCAGTTACAGATACGCCTCAAGGAACAGCACCTAACTCCCCGGGTTCGGGAGTTGCGATCGCGCCGTTATCTCCTGGCTCCCTCTCCCACGCCTCAGTCCTGCGGCATTCACGGCATCGAGACGGTTCCCCACTACAACTTGAACAACTTAGAGCCCCTTTTCACCCAGCCCCTCCCCGGGCAACTCCTTATCGTTGGTTCAGATCCCCAGGGAATGGTTCTCGCACAACACCTGGCCCGTCTGGGATGTTCCGTGCAACTTCTACTGAGCCAATCCCAGCTCTTACCCCAAGAAGATCCCCAATTAGGGCAACTCCTTCAAGCTCACCTGGAAGCGGCCGGGGTTGAGGTCCATACCGCGACCCCCGTTAGCCAAGTTCGTGACATTGACGGTCAGATTTGGCTGCAAGCCGGACATCAAGCCCTAGAAACTCAAGCCCTGATTCTCGCTCCCCCCTGGGGTGGAGATTTAAGTGGAATTGGACTTGACAAATTACCAATAAAATGGTACAAAAACACCCTTAAAACCAGCCCCAGCTTAGAAACCAGCCAACCCCATCTCTACGCCTGTGGTTCCATCTTGGGGGGCTACTGCGATCGCCCCTTGGAGCGATATGAAGCGCAAGTTGTGACCCACAATGGGCTGAGATTCCGTCGGCGTTCCCTTGAGTACAGCACTGTCCCCCGGGCGATCGCCACTGTCCCCCCCATCGCCGCCGTCGGCTTGACCTCCCCTCAAGCCCAAGATCAATTTGGCGATGGCTTCATCAGCTTGTCCGTACCTCTCTATCAACTCGAATCAAGCCAACGGCGGGGTCTTCTCTCAGGATTTGCCAAACTCCTTGTCAGCCCCTCAGGACAACTTCTCGGGGCCCATAGCCTAGGGGATGGGGCCCCTCAGTGGATTCAGGCGATCGCCCTGTTGATGCGACAGAAAGCCCCCATTGAGGCCCTCGCCAAGATCCCCCCCCCAGACGAGGATCTTTTTGCTGCGTTCTTGCAACTGTGGCATCATCACTGGCAAACAACCCATCCCCGCCAAACCCATTTCCAGCAAGCCTGGTTCAACTACCGACGTTCATAA
- the glnA gene encoding type I glutamate--ammonia ligase, with amino-acid sequence MPETPQDVLKMIQDENIELIDLKFVDLFGIWQHCTFHRSLIEEESFDEGIAFDGSSIRGWKAINASDMSMVPDASTAWFDPFMDTPTLSMVCSIKEPRTGEWYERDPRSLAARALEYLQSTGIGDTVYCGPEPEFFIFDDVRYDQNEHEGYYHVDSAEGMWNSGRSEDGGNLGFKTGYKRGYFPVSPSDTLQDIRTEMLLTMGNCGVPIEKHHHEVGTAGQCELGIRFSPLISAADNVMTYKYVVKNVARKYGKSATFMPKPVFNDNGSGMHTHMSIWKDGQPLFFGDNYADLSDLALYFIGGLLKHAPAVLAFTNPSLNSYKRLVPGFEAPVNLAYSQGNRSASIRIPLTGSNPKAKRLEFRCPDASSNPYLAFAAMLMAGLDGIQNKIDPGEALDVDIYELSPEELSKIPSTPGSLEGALSALAHDSEFLTKGGVFTEDFIDNYITYKLDNEVNPMRLRPHPFEYMLYYDA; translated from the coding sequence ACTGCACGTTCCACCGCAGTCTCATCGAAGAAGAATCCTTTGACGAGGGGATTGCCTTCGACGGCTCAAGTATCCGGGGCTGGAAAGCGATCAACGCTTCAGATATGTCAATGGTTCCTGACGCAAGCACCGCGTGGTTCGATCCCTTTATGGATACCCCCACCCTGAGTATGGTCTGTTCCATTAAGGAACCCCGTACCGGCGAGTGGTATGAGCGTGATCCCCGGTCCCTAGCGGCTCGCGCCTTAGAGTATCTGCAATCAACCGGAATTGGTGACACCGTCTACTGCGGGCCTGAGCCAGAATTCTTCATCTTCGATGATGTTCGCTACGACCAGAACGAACATGAAGGCTACTACCATGTGGATTCCGCTGAGGGGATGTGGAACTCGGGACGGAGTGAAGACGGGGGAAACCTAGGCTTTAAAACGGGCTACAAGCGCGGTTACTTCCCTGTTAGCCCGTCGGATACCCTACAAGACATCCGTACGGAAATGCTCCTGACCATGGGAAATTGTGGAGTTCCCATTGAGAAACATCACCACGAAGTGGGAACCGCCGGTCAGTGTGAACTGGGGATTCGTTTCTCCCCTCTGATTAGTGCTGCGGATAACGTGATGACCTACAAGTATGTGGTCAAAAACGTAGCCCGCAAATACGGCAAATCAGCCACGTTCATGCCCAAACCGGTGTTTAACGACAACGGGAGCGGGATGCACACCCACATGTCCATCTGGAAAGACGGACAACCTCTGTTCTTCGGTGATAACTACGCCGATCTGAGTGACTTAGCCTTATACTTCATTGGCGGCCTACTGAAACACGCCCCGGCGGTGTTGGCATTCACAAACCCCTCCCTGAACTCCTATAAGCGTCTGGTTCCTGGGTTTGAGGCTCCCGTGAACTTAGCCTACTCCCAAGGAAACCGCTCCGCCTCAATTCGGATTCCCCTAACCGGTTCCAACCCCAAAGCTAAACGGCTTGAATTCCGTTGTCCTGATGCCAGTTCTAACCCCTATCTCGCCTTTGCCGCCATGCTGATGGCCGGTTTGGATGGGATTCAGAACAAAATTGACCCCGGCGAAGCCCTAGATGTGGACATCTACGAACTCAGCCCTGAAGAACTGAGCAAAATTCCTTCGACTCCGGGTTCCCTTGAAGGTGCATTAAGTGCCTTGGCTCATGACAGTGAGTTCTTAACCAAAGGTGGGGTCTTTACGGAAGACTTTATCGACAACTACATCACCTACAAGCTCGATAACGAAGTCAACCCCATGCGTCTGCGTCCCCATCCCTTTGAGTATATGCTCTACTACGACGCCTAA
- the pheT gene encoding phenylalanine--tRNA ligase subunit beta yields MRISLNWLRTLINIDLTADDLAHRLTMAGFEVEEIEERSTWAEGVVIGKIVGIEPHPDADKLRVCQVDIGSGEVQQIVCGAPNAQADIYVPVATIGTKLPQVGLKIKPTKLRGVPSNGMICSLEEVGLTSDIDGIHIFATGDEKEFQAKVGADARPFLGLDDSILDLTATANRADALSMVGVAREVAALTGRTLTLPQAEVAEIAPQASLTVEVAENKACPAYLGTMIEGVTIAPSPDWLQQRLQAAGVRPINNVVDITNYVMLEWGQPLHAFDRDRLQQLTGQDSLTLGVRYAKTEETLTTLDGQERPLQDTNLLITANDHPVALAGVMGGEESEVHSGTTNLVLEAALFDPVAVRRSSRAQNLRSESSSRYERGVNFAELETACQRAIALIRELAGGTPVAQAKADSRPDLAQTLTLRVARVRHVLGPVHLGDEIGDLPEADMKQILERLNFTVTPTDEAGVWTVQVPPYRRRDIEREIDLIEEIARLYGYDNFCETLPKQGTLGQLSPEFALTGQLREALRGAGLTELIHYSLVKPAQEQQICLGNPLFAEYSALRTELLPGMIDAFEYNLKQGNGSLNGFEIGRVFWKEGDNYQEKNLVAGILGGDRTQGRWLRSGKEQPMSWFEAKGVLQGVFDRLGLTVYYQADAGDERLHPGRTASIWLRGRQLGRFGQLHPQLRQERELPDEVYVFELELSLLLEALPSSQVPKFQPFSTFPASDRDLAFFAPIDAEVLELEKAMSRAGGKLLESVELFDEYRGESVPQGQRSLAFRLVYRAGDRTLKDKEVDTAHQKVRDAIVKKFKVELRS; encoded by the coding sequence GTGCGTATCTCACTCAACTGGTTGCGAACCCTCATTAACATTGATCTAACTGCGGACGACCTGGCCCATCGCCTCACTATGGCAGGGTTTGAAGTGGAGGAGATAGAAGAGCGCAGCACCTGGGCCGAGGGGGTGGTTATCGGTAAAATTGTCGGCATCGAGCCACATCCCGATGCCGATAAGCTGCGAGTCTGTCAAGTCGATATTGGCAGTGGGGAAGTGCAACAGATTGTCTGTGGTGCGCCCAATGCCCAGGCAGATATCTACGTTCCGGTGGCTACCATCGGCACGAAGCTGCCCCAAGTGGGTCTCAAGATTAAACCGACCAAACTGCGGGGCGTCCCCTCTAATGGCATGATTTGCTCTCTGGAGGAAGTGGGCCTAACCTCCGATATTGACGGGATTCATATCTTCGCAACGGGGGATGAGAAGGAGTTTCAGGCTAAGGTGGGGGCTGATGCTCGACCGTTTCTGGGACTCGATGACTCGATTTTAGACTTGACGGCGACGGCGAACCGGGCTGATGCTCTGAGTATGGTGGGTGTAGCTCGGGAAGTAGCGGCGTTGACAGGGCGGACTCTGACCTTACCCCAGGCTGAGGTGGCTGAGATTGCGCCTCAGGCCTCGCTGACCGTTGAGGTGGCTGAGAACAAGGCTTGTCCGGCCTATCTTGGCACGATGATTGAAGGAGTAACGATCGCCCCCTCGCCAGATTGGCTACAACAACGACTACAGGCCGCTGGCGTGCGCCCCATTAACAATGTGGTGGATATTACCAACTATGTGATGTTGGAATGGGGACAGCCGTTGCACGCCTTTGACCGCGATCGCCTCCAACAGCTCACCGGTCAAGATTCCCTGACGCTTGGAGTTCGTTACGCCAAAACGGAGGAAACCCTGACGACCCTCGATGGCCAAGAACGACCCCTGCAAGACACCAATCTACTGATTACCGCCAATGACCATCCCGTGGCCCTAGCTGGCGTCATGGGAGGGGAAGAGAGCGAAGTCCATTCAGGAACCACTAATTTAGTCTTAGAGGCGGCCCTATTTGACCCCGTCGCCGTGCGTCGTTCTTCTCGCGCTCAGAATTTACGCAGTGAGTCCTCCTCACGCTATGAACGGGGGGTCAACTTCGCGGAGTTGGAAACCGCCTGTCAACGGGCGATCGCCCTCATCCGGGAATTAGCTGGCGGAACCCCAGTGGCCCAAGCTAAAGCCGATTCTCGCCCCGATTTGGCTCAAACCCTCACCCTACGAGTGGCCCGGGTGCGCCATGTTCTCGGTCCGGTGCATCTGGGGGATGAGATCGGCGACCTCCCGGAAGCGGATATGAAACAAATCCTGGAACGCCTCAACTTTACGGTAACCCCCACAGATGAGGCCGGAGTTTGGACGGTCCAGGTTCCCCCCTACCGTCGCCGGGATATTGAACGGGAAATTGATTTAATTGAAGAAATCGCCCGTCTCTATGGCTACGATAATTTCTGTGAAACCCTCCCCAAACAGGGAACTCTAGGTCAGCTTTCCCCGGAATTTGCCCTGACGGGACAGTTGCGGGAAGCCCTACGGGGGGCAGGTTTGACGGAGTTAATTCACTATTCTCTGGTCAAACCTGCACAAGAGCAACAAATTTGTCTGGGAAATCCTCTCTTTGCTGAGTATTCGGCCCTGCGGACGGAACTTCTCCCAGGGATGATTGATGCGTTTGAGTACAACTTGAAACAGGGAAATGGGTCGCTTAATGGCTTTGAGATTGGGCGAGTTTTCTGGAAAGAGGGAGACAACTATCAGGAGAAAAACCTGGTGGCGGGGATTCTTGGGGGCGATCGCACTCAGGGACGTTGGTTACGGTCTGGGAAGGAACAACCGATGTCTTGGTTTGAAGCCAAAGGGGTGTTACAAGGTGTCTTCGATCGCCTAGGCTTAACGGTGTACTATCAAGCCGATGCGGGAGATGAACGACTCCATCCTGGACGCACCGCCTCGATTTGGTTGCGGGGTCGTCAATTGGGACGCTTTGGCCAGCTTCATCCCCAGTTACGTCAGGAGCGGGAACTCCCCGATGAAGTCTATGTGTTTGAGTTGGAGTTAAGTTTACTCCTAGAGGCGCTCCCGTCGAGTCAGGTTCCCAAGTTCCAACCCTTTTCGACGTTCCCGGCCAGCGATCGCGATTTAGCCTTTTTCGCTCCCATTGATGCAGAAGTCTTGGAGTTAGAAAAAGCGATGAGTCGGGCTGGGGGTAAATTGTTGGAGTCCGTGGAACTGTTTGATGAGTATCGCGGTGAGTCGGTTCCCCAGGGCCAGCGTAGTTTGGCCTTTCGTTTAGTCTATCGGGCGGGCGATCGCACTCTCAAGGATAAGGAGGTGGATACGGCTCATCAGAAGGTGCGCGATGCGATCGTCAAGAAGTTCAAGGTAGAACTACGGAGTTAG
- a CDS encoding tetratricopeptide repeat protein, translating into MVEQEWIDQGIAQAKMGDYVEAIAAFSQAIEANPISAIAYRQRGLAYYDAGRIHDAISDYSQAIKLHPQDFAAHYGRAIARLALKNYTGALSDIEVALRVNAQHAAGQRLRGTLCRKLDDIPEAIASFKQAAQLYLDRKDKENCQACLTAIAQIKPQSRLTPPPSPQTSPPTAMASIGDIYGELLDRIRRGQVQSALKDLNWVLQADDGDAQAHCCRGMAYLKLDQPENALKDFNRTLKLDPDHPLALRNRGKIRFQLGDHAGGMADFERALQLNPDEVLIYVAKANAFRDVGDYQQAIALYKQALALDEHCASIYLNRALAYTRLEETRQAIADYQTALSLFSKADDWDNYNNTLKKLNGLQAGFSRSTSSPTPSTPLNLPQTPSSPRKERLRMLVGGHWEIAERLLEQARRYYPNQSEEWYVEKVIQDLERNFE; encoded by the coding sequence ATGGTGGAACAGGAGTGGATTGATCAAGGAATCGCCCAGGCGAAGATGGGAGATTATGTTGAAGCGATCGCCGCCTTCAGCCAGGCCATTGAGGCTAACCCCATTTCGGCGATCGCCTATCGTCAGCGGGGTTTGGCCTACTACGATGCTGGACGCATTCATGATGCCATCTCCGACTACAGCCAGGCGATTAAATTACATCCCCAGGATTTCGCCGCTCATTATGGACGGGCGATCGCCCGCCTGGCCCTGAAAAACTACACCGGGGCCCTCTCCGATATCGAGGTGGCCCTACGAGTCAACGCCCAACACGCCGCCGGACAACGGTTACGGGGAACCCTCTGTCGTAAACTCGATGATATCCCCGAGGCGATCGCCAGCTTCAAGCAGGCAGCACAACTGTATCTCGATCGCAAGGATAAAGAGAATTGCCAAGCCTGTCTGACGGCGATCGCCCAAATCAAACCCCAGTCCCGACTCACCCCACCCCCATCTCCCCAAACCTCCCCCCCCACCGCCATGGCCAGCATTGGGGATATTTACGGAGAACTCCTCGATCGCATTCGTCGTGGCCAAGTCCAAAGTGCCCTGAAGGACTTAAACTGGGTTCTGCAAGCGGATGATGGAGATGCTCAGGCCCACTGCTGTCGCGGCATGGCCTATCTCAAACTCGATCAACCGGAAAATGCCCTCAAAGACTTTAATCGGACTCTAAAACTTGATCCGGACCATCCCCTGGCCCTGCGGAATCGCGGTAAAATTCGCTTCCAACTCGGGGATCATGCTGGGGGGATGGCGGACTTTGAACGAGCCTTGCAACTGAACCCCGATGAGGTGCTGATTTATGTCGCTAAAGCCAATGCCTTTCGGGATGTGGGGGATTATCAGCAGGCGATCGCCCTCTATAAACAGGCCCTGGCCCTCGATGAACACTGTGCGTCCATTTATCTCAATCGGGCCCTGGCCTATACCCGCCTCGAAGAAACCCGCCAGGCGATCGCCGACTATCAAACGGCCCTCTCTCTATTTAGCAAAGCCGACGACTGGGATAACTATAACAACACCCTCAAAAAACTAAACGGCTTGCAAGCCGGATTCTCCCGTTCCACCTCTTCCCCAACCCCCTCCACTCCCCTTAATCTCCCTCAAACTCCCTCCTCTCCCCGAAAAGAACGCTTACGGATGCTGGTGGGGGGACATTGGGAAATTGCCGAACGCTTACTCGAACAGGCACGCCGTTATTATCCCAATCAATCGGAAGAGTGGTATGTCGAAAAAGTGATTCAAGACTTAGAACGAAACTTTGAGTAG